The Treponema sp. J25 genomic interval AAGATACTTTAAGGGCACCTCTAAAAACCGCATCTAAATTGACAATTTTACGGCGCGCTCTGCCATAATAGTTGTCACCTAGAACAAGATGGAACAGGAGGTGACCTATGGCTCGGTATAGCGCCCAGATACGGAATACAATTCTTAAAAAGCTGCTTCCACCAGAAAATCGAACAGCAGCATCATTGGCCAGGGAATACAATATATCGGTGACCACCATATATGGGTGGAAAGCAAAGATGAAACATGGTACACTTCATGGTGAAGATGGAGTCCTGTCGAATCGCGAGCGTTCTCTTGCAGAGAAGCTGATGGTGCTCCTAGAATCCCGTACGATAGATGATGGACGTATGGGACAATGGTTGCGGGAGCAGGGGCTTCATTCACAACA includes:
- a CDS encoding helix-turn-helix domain-containing protein — translated: MARYSAQIRNTILKKLLPPENRTAASLAREYNISVTTIYGWKAKMKHGTLHGEDGVLSNRERSLAEKLMVLLESRTIDDGRMGQWLREQGLHSQHLIVWEQEVKDALTKREQEIREELKAAKKKIREQERELARKDKALAEAAIIITTQKKTFALLQELKDD